In Clostridia bacterium, the sequence CTTTGTTGGAACGATGTAGGGGCTTTGGATGAATATAGATTCTTGGGCTTGTTCCATCAATTGTAATATTTCATCCCACACCCAAGGTTCTTTATTGAAACGCTGTATAGGGTTGTGGATCAATGTTATTTTCCGGGCAGGCAGGGACAAGGTAAGCCAGTCGATGGGGTTTTTGAATATTTCAGGATATTGTTGTTTCATTGTTTGGGCATACTCGTTTAAAGCCCGTTCTCTATCCAAGGCTTTTGCTTTCTGTCTTTCATTCAACTGCATAGCAGGATATTTTGAAAACTCATGCTGCCACAACTGGTCAAAATATTTTTTCATTTGATGGACAGCACTATCAGAATTATCATCTTGGTCAGTGTTTATAATAACCACATCTCTGTCATTTACTATTTTGGTATCTTTGACTTGGTCCAGGAAACATCTATCTTCTATATTTCTTCCGCCTATCATTGCCCATTGGTTGTCCACAACAATAAATTTATCGTGAAGCCTGTTGTTCCACGTCCAGGGCAGGAAGGGGTTGAAAGGTTCATAAAGTTTAAGTTGAATATTAGGATGATTCATCAAGGTGTATTTAACATCACGGGAAGTACCTTTAAAATTATGGAATATGCCGTCCACCAGAATACGCACTTGCACCCCTCGATCGGCTGCATCCAATATTGTTCCGAAAAAAATATCTGCGGCAGTTCCATTTTGTATTTTATAATATGCTATATCCAGAGTTTGTTGGGCTCTTTCCATGAGATCGATTCGTGCAATACCTGACTTGTGCCTATCTTCTACCAACACTATTCTATCCTTTGAAGTATTTTCACCGTAAAACCTTTCTGCCTGATGGTCGTTTAAATATTTATCTGTGGTGGGCTTATGAAAACCGAATATTAAAGCGCCAAATATCAGTACATATAGTAGATATATTTTGAAAATTATCTTTACAAACTTTATAGTATCTTTTACAGTGATTGTTTGACTTATAATAGTAGACACTCCCTTTTGTATAGAGAACGACGTATAATCGAATCGCATAATGTTAGCTGGAAACTGCACAGAAGGACCGTCCCCTTGTGCAGTTTTTGTATCTTTATTGTTTTTGCTATTATTGTAGCATATATGCTTTGATTTTGCATTGTGTGTTTTGATCATAAAACATAATATTGTAAATACTATTGTTATTTCATTTGTTTTTGCTATATAATTAATGCATAATGGCATCCGGAAAAACTAGGTGCAGTAGGTAGGAAAGATTTTATTATTGTTGTACATTTTGCCGTATCAATTAAAATAATGGGGGTGCTATAAAAATGTTAAAAGAATTTAAAGAATTCGCTTTTAAGGGAAATGTGATAGACCTTGCTGTTGGTGTGATAATCGGTGGAGCATTCGGTAAAATAGTAACTTCTTTGGTTGACGATATACTGATGCCGCTTTTAGGCGTTATCATAGGGGGAATCAATTTTACCGATCTAAAATATGTTATTACACCGGCCAGCGGAGATGTTTCGGAAGTAGCTTTTAGATATGGTGCTTTTATCCAGTCAGTTGTAGACTTCCTTATAATATCCTTATCTATTTTTCTATTTATAAAATTGATATCGTTTAATAAGAAAAAAGAGGAAGAGGCTGCTCCCGCTCCGGAAGAACCCAGTAATGAAGAAATTTTGTTGGAAGAGATTCGTGATTTATTAAAAGCAAAGCAGCCTTAAATTGTAAAACCAACCGAACTTCAATATAGCCAACTCATCCTTGCCATTGCCGGATTAACTATCTGTTAATCCGGGTGCTATTTATTTCGTCGTTTTTAGTCTGCGAAGCATGACAACCCCTGCGCCTAACAATACAAGTGCACCTACGATATATATGGTAGCAATATTGGGTGCGCCGGGCTTGGATTCTTGTTGATTTTCATCTATGGCAACCTCAACACCCATGTCATTAGCATCTGATGATGTGCTGTAGGTTTCAGCAAGTTCACCTTCAGCTTCGGCCTGCTGGCCTTCAACGACTTTTACCCTATCCCTTCCCAATATGTCATAAATATATTCTGCATTTTCTTGATTATAGGGCATAATGCCTATTTCAACATAATTCATGTTTTATTCTAGCTTTTATTTATTTTAGACGGGGCAAACAATTTTTTGTTCCCATAAGATGCCAGTATCCCATAAATAGTTGAATATATTCAAGGTCTTTTATTTAAAAATGGAGGAACTTAAAAAATGGTAACTTTTATAATATAAGGTTATATGCTATTATAAAATAAAGCATATCGAAAATGGAGGAATTTGTATGACAATATTGGTAACTGGAGGTGCAGGTTATATTGGAAGTCATACCTGTGTTGAACTGCTGAATGCGGGGTATGAGGTTGTTGTGGTTGACAATTTTTCCAATAGCAAGCCTGAAGCTTTAAGACGTGTACAAGAGATAACGGCAAAAACATTAAAATTTTACCGAGCAGATATTTTAGACAAAAAATCCATGGATCGAGTATTTTGTGAAAACAATTTCGAGGCGGTGATTCACTTTGCAGGTCTCAAAGCTGTAGGCGAGTCTATGGAGATTCCCATCAAGTATTATCATAATAATGTTACAGGGACTTTGATGCTCTGTGAAGTCATGCAAAAATATGATGTGAAAAAGATGGTGTTCAGTTCTTCTGCTACTGTTTATGGTATGAATAATAAATCGCCCTTGACTGAAGATTTGCCTCTCAGCACTACTAATCCTTATGGCAGCACTAAGCTGATGATAGAGCAGATTTTAAGGGATATATTTGTATCAGATTCCTCTTGGAGTGTATCACTTCTTAGGTATTTTAATCCCATCGGTGCCCACCGAAGTGGAAGGATAGGGGAGGATCCTAATGGGATACCCAACAATTTAATGCCATACATAACCCAGGTCGCTGTAGGTAAGAGGGAAAAGCTTAAGGTTTATGGTAGCGATTATGATACCCATGATGGAACAGGTGTCAGGGACTATATCCATGTGGTGGATCTGGCTAAAGGGCATTTGAAAGCCCTGCAAAAGGTTGTTGGGACTTCCGGGGTGCAAGTTTACAACTTGGGAACAGGGGTAGGATACAGCGTCCTTGATGTAGTCAAGAATTTTGAAAAGGCCACAGGGCAGAAAATACCATATGTTTTGACAGATAGGAGACCAGGGGATATTGCGGAGTGCTATGCAGATGCAACTAAAGCAGCTATAGAGCTGGGATGGAAAGCGGAAAGAAGTTTAGAGGATATGTGTAGAGACGCATGGAGATGGCAAAAAAATAATCCAAACGGATATAAATGATGTAAACAGGTTATCTATGGAGGGGGGAGGATTATGGCTGCAAATCCTAATTTGAAGTTGAAACTGCTTTATATAATGAAAATATTGCTTGAAAAGACGGATGAAAACCATAAGCTGACGGTGAATGATATAATAATAGAACTTGAAAAGTATGATATTACTGCAGAGAGAAAATCTATTTATTCGGATATAGAGATTTTGAAAGTTTTTGGAATGGATATACTCTGTGAAAGAAGCAGAGCAAATCAGTATTATGTAGCTTCTAGGGAGTTCGAACTGCCCGAGTTAAAACTCCTTGTTGATGCTGTTCAATCATCAAAATTCATAACACATAAAAAAAGTCAAGAGCTGATAAATAAGATTGGAAAGCTGACAAGTGTTCACCAAGCCAAGGAGCTGGACAAGCAAGTATTGGTGGATCGTCGAGTGAAAACAATGAATGAAAGTATCTATTATAATGTAGATATTCTACATAGAGCTATACAACAGAACAAGCAAGTTCAGTTTAAATATTTTAAATATACTGTAGATAAAAAGATGGAGTTGAGGAGGGATGGTGAAATATACAATGCCAGCCCCTACGCACTGAGTTGGTCAAATGAAAATTATTATCTGATTGCCTATTATGACCGGTACGACAGTATAAGCAATTTCAGGGTTGACCGTATGATCAATGTGGAGCTGACAGATCAAGACAGGATCTTAGTTGATAAGGCAAAAGATTTTAATATAGCTGACTATTCTAAAAAGATATTCAACATGTTTAGCGGTAAGACTCAAAAAGTAGAGTTGGAATTTGATAATTCATTGATAAATGTGGTTATAGATCGTTTTGGACAAGATGTGTTTATCAATAAAAAGACTAAGCGTACTTTTTGTATAAAGGTTGATGTTGTTGTAAGCAGGACTTTTTTAGGGTGGTTGTTCATGTTTAAAGATAAAGTGAAGATAATATCTCCAAACC encodes:
- a CDS encoding phospholipase D family protein, whose product is MQFPANIMRFDYTSFSIQKGVSTIISQTITVKDTIKFVKIIFKIYLLYVLIFGALIFGFHKPTTDKYLNDHQAERFYGENTSKDRIVLVEDRHKSGIARIDLMERAQQTLDIAYYKIQNGTAADIFFGTILDAADRGVQVRILVDGIFHNFKGTSRDVKYTLMNHPNIQLKLYEPFNPFLPWTWNNRLHDKFIVVDNQWAMIGGRNIEDRCFLDQVKDTKIVNDRDVVIINTDQDDNSDSAVHQMKKYFDQLWQHEFSKYPAMQLNERQKAKALDRERALNEYAQTMKQQYPEIFKNPIDWLTLSLPARKITLIHNPIQRFNKEPWVWDEILQLMEQAQESIFIQSPYIVPTKNMMKYADEDNLDYHNISMLTNSLAVGPNYPGMSGYIRHRKNMVDLGINLYEYHGSGSIHGKSIMIDDRISLVGSYNLDARSTFLSTESMVVIDSEEFYSALENQMKKLTDTSLKVGQDYSYLDNPFVEHKKASPAKMVLIRALSFLAYFFDYLL
- the mscL gene encoding large-conductance mechanosensitive channel protein MscL, coding for MLKEFKEFAFKGNVIDLAVGVIIGGAFGKIVTSLVDDILMPLLGVIIGGINFTDLKYVITPASGDVSEVAFRYGAFIQSVVDFLIISLSIFLFIKLISFNKKKEEEAAPAPEEPSNEEILLEEIRDLLKAKQP
- the galE gene encoding UDP-glucose 4-epimerase GalE, producing MTILVTGGAGYIGSHTCVELLNAGYEVVVVDNFSNSKPEALRRVQEITAKTLKFYRADILDKKSMDRVFCENNFEAVIHFAGLKAVGESMEIPIKYYHNNVTGTLMLCEVMQKYDVKKMVFSSSATVYGMNNKSPLTEDLPLSTTNPYGSTKLMIEQILRDIFVSDSSWSVSLLRYFNPIGAHRSGRIGEDPNGIPNNLMPYITQVAVGKREKLKVYGSDYDTHDGTGVRDYIHVVDLAKGHLKALQKVVGTSGVQVYNLGTGVGYSVLDVVKNFEKATGQKIPYVLTDRRPGDIAECYADATKAAIELGWKAERSLEDMCRDAWRWQKNNPNGYK
- a CDS encoding WYL domain-containing protein, with amino-acid sequence MAANPNLKLKLLYIMKILLEKTDENHKLTVNDIIIELEKYDITAERKSIYSDIEILKVFGMDILCERSRANQYYVASREFELPELKLLVDAVQSSKFITHKKSQELINKIGKLTSVHQAKELDKQVLVDRRVKTMNESIYYNVDILHRAIQQNKQVQFKYFKYTVDKKMELRRDGEIYNASPYALSWSNENYYLIAYYDRYDSISNFRVDRMINVELTDQDRILVDKAKDFNIADYSKKIFNMFSGKTQKVELEFDNSLINVVIDRFGQDVFINKKTKRTFCIKVDVVVSRTFLGWLFMFKDKVKIISPN